One window of the Natronomonas marina genome contains the following:
- the gatD gene encoding Glu-tRNA(Gln) amidotransferase subunit GatD, producing MNPGDRVRVDRGTATYEGVLMPSTTADNLVVKLDGGYNVGVDRADAAVEVLETDTYDVESPGDAGGTSEITFDEELPTVALISTGGTIASTVDYRTGAVTAQFDAEDVLRAVPELAGRANYRGRVVANILSENMTPDVWVDLAEAVREEIEAGADGVVVMHGTDTMQYTASALSFVLDTPVPVVFTGSQRSADRPSSDNVMNAVCAVEAATADHSEVLVCMHEDESDDVCALHRGTRVRKNHTSRRDAFETVGARPLGEVEWESGEVTFRREVADRGATDLDLAADLERDVELVKFVPGTGPAALDAAADAEGIVLEGTGLGHVNTGWIDRIEELVADGTTVVMTSQCLEGRVCDRVYDTGRDLLSAGVVEAGDTLPATAYVKLMWALANVDSVEETMRRSVAGELQARSVPWT from the coding sequence ATGAACCCAGGGGACCGCGTTCGCGTCGACCGCGGCACCGCCACCTACGAGGGCGTGCTGATGCCGTCGACGACGGCCGACAACCTCGTCGTCAAACTCGACGGCGGCTACAACGTCGGCGTCGACCGCGCGGACGCCGCAGTCGAGGTACTGGAGACGGACACCTACGACGTCGAGAGTCCGGGCGACGCCGGCGGCACCTCCGAAATCACCTTCGACGAGGAGTTGCCGACCGTCGCGCTCATCTCGACGGGCGGCACCATCGCCTCGACGGTCGACTACCGCACCGGCGCCGTCACCGCACAGTTCGACGCCGAGGACGTCCTCCGGGCGGTGCCGGAACTGGCCGGCCGGGCCAACTATCGCGGCCGGGTCGTCGCCAACATCCTCTCGGAGAACATGACGCCCGACGTGTGGGTCGACCTCGCCGAAGCCGTCCGCGAGGAAATCGAGGCCGGCGCCGACGGCGTCGTCGTCATGCACGGCACCGACACGATGCAGTACACGGCGTCGGCGCTGTCGTTCGTGCTCGACACGCCGGTGCCGGTCGTCTTCACCGGCAGCCAGCGGTCGGCGGACCGTCCCTCCTCGGACAACGTGATGAACGCGGTCTGTGCGGTCGAGGCGGCGACGGCCGACCACTCGGAGGTGCTGGTCTGCATGCACGAAGACGAGTCCGACGACGTCTGTGCGCTGCACCGCGGCACCCGGGTCCGGAAGAACCACACGTCCCGACGGGACGCCTTCGAGACCGTCGGCGCGAGACCGCTCGGCGAGGTCGAGTGGGAATCCGGCGAGGTGACCTTCCGGCGCGAGGTGGCCGACCGCGGCGCCACCGACCTCGACCTGGCGGCCGACCTCGAGCGGGACGTCGAACTCGTGAAGTTCGTCCCCGGGACTGGCCCGGCGGCGCTGGACGCCGCCGCCGATGCCGAAGGAATCGTCCTCGAGGGCACCGGTCTCGGCCACGTCAACACGGGCTGGATCGACCGCATCGAGGAACTCGTCGCGGACGGCACCACGGTCGTGATGACGAGCCAGTGTCTCGAGGGCCGGGTCTGCGACCGCGTCTACGACACGGGCCGGGACCTGCTCTCGGCCGGCGTGGTCGAGGCCGGCGACACGCTGCCGGCGACGGCCTACGTGAAACTGATGTGGGCGCTGGCGAACGTTGACAGCGTCGAGGAGACGATGCGGCGGTCGGTCGCCGGCGAACTGCAGGCGCGGTCGGTTCCGTGGACGTGA